A stretch of the Pseudomonas helvetica genome encodes the following:
- a CDS encoding sulfite reductase flavoprotein subunit alpha, producing the protein MLKKTLFQLHWFFGISAGLVLALMGITGAAVSFQDEILRALNPQVLQVEKQVAGVLPPADLVAKVEAAEGKKVAMLWVETESGFAARVFFTPPPGERRGQMRYVDPYTGDYMGDAVGQDFFGLMLQLHRFLAMGDTGRQITGACTLILIFFCLSGLYLRWPRQVASWRAWLTLDWAKKGRSFNWDLHSVAGTWCLLVYLLAALTGLSWSYEWYNKGLSKLLSDAPQNERIRPGRGTPPPAGPLPTADYNAIWSSIYSAAGPGLSAYNVRMPPVAGQPATVFYLLKNSPHDRALNQITLDPATGVISRHDRYGDKSFKAQLLTSIYALHVGSYFGLVGRIVLTLASLTMPLFFITGWLLYLDRRRKQRQIKNARKELMHTTSDVPAWLIGFASQSGFAEQLAWQTASQLQAAGLPVKVQPLAAVSEQDLRESSNALFVVSTFGDGEAPDSARGFERKVLGRALSLSSLNYAVLGLGDRQYQHFCGFAKRLHSWLSEHGGTTLFAPVEVDSGDPYALRHWQQQLGQLTGQPPVDTWKAPSYNNWTLSKRELLNPDSSGADVYLLGLTAPDTSSWLAGDLVEVLPRNCRGAIEQFLEGLGIAGNSRVQINGVQETLEHALASRQLPENRVHLVGLHAQALVDALVPLAMREYSIASIAADGVLELLVRQECHADGRLGIGSGWLTEYAPLGSAISLRVRRNSGFHLPATPVPMILLGNGTGLAGLRSLLKARIADGQTRNWLLFGERNREHDFLCRDELEGWLIEGDLERLDLAFSRDQAEKIYVQDRLRQRAVELKKWLADGASIYICGSLQGMATGVDQVLNEVLGVDEVERLIEQGRYRRDVY; encoded by the coding sequence GTGTTGAAGAAAACCCTGTTCCAGCTGCACTGGTTCTTCGGCATCAGCGCGGGTCTGGTACTGGCCTTGATGGGCATTACCGGTGCAGCGGTGTCGTTTCAGGATGAGATCCTGCGGGCACTCAACCCACAGGTCCTGCAGGTCGAGAAGCAGGTGGCCGGCGTTCTGCCGCCGGCAGATCTGGTGGCCAAGGTCGAGGCTGCCGAAGGCAAGAAAGTCGCGATGCTCTGGGTCGAAACCGAGAGCGGCTTTGCGGCGCGCGTGTTCTTCACCCCGCCGCCGGGCGAGCGCCGTGGCCAGATGCGCTACGTCGACCCGTACACCGGCGACTACATGGGTGATGCCGTCGGCCAGGATTTTTTTGGCCTGATGCTGCAACTGCACCGTTTCCTGGCGATGGGCGACACCGGCCGGCAAATCACCGGTGCCTGCACACTGATTCTGATTTTCTTCTGCCTGTCCGGGCTCTACTTGCGCTGGCCGCGTCAGGTGGCGAGCTGGCGTGCCTGGCTGACCCTCGACTGGGCGAAAAAAGGTCGCAGCTTCAACTGGGACCTGCACTCGGTCGCAGGCACCTGGTGCTTGCTGGTGTATTTGTTGGCCGCGCTGACCGGGCTGTCCTGGTCCTATGAGTGGTACAACAAGGGCCTGAGCAAACTGCTGTCCGATGCACCGCAAAACGAACGCATCAGACCAGGTCGTGGTACCCCGCCACCGGCCGGCCCCCTGCCGACCGCCGATTACAACGCGATCTGGAGCAGCATCTACAGCGCCGCGGGGCCGGGCCTGAGCGCGTATAACGTGCGCATGCCACCGGTGGCCGGACAACCGGCGACTGTGTTCTATCTGTTGAAAAACTCACCCCATGACCGGGCGCTGAACCAGATCACTCTCGACCCGGCCACCGGTGTTATCAGCCGTCATGATCGCTACGGCGACAAGAGCTTCAAGGCGCAACTGTTGACCAGCATTTACGCGCTGCACGTCGGCAGTTACTTTGGTCTCGTCGGGCGAATCGTGCTGACACTGGCCTCGCTGACCATGCCGCTGTTCTTCATCACCGGCTGGTTGCTGTACCTGGACCGTCGACGCAAGCAACGCCAGATCAAAAACGCCCGCAAAGAGCTGATGCACACCACCAGCGATGTACCGGCATGGCTGATCGGCTTCGCCAGCCAGAGCGGTTTTGCCGAACAGTTGGCCTGGCAGACCGCCAGCCAATTGCAGGCTGCCGGGTTGCCGGTAAAGGTCCAACCGCTGGCGGCTGTCAGCGAGCAGGACCTGCGCGAGTCGAGCAATGCGCTGTTCGTGGTCAGTACCTTTGGCGACGGCGAAGCACCGGACAGCGCTCGTGGTTTCGAGCGCAAGGTGCTGGGTCGGGCGCTGAGCCTTTCGAGCCTGAACTACGCCGTGCTTGGCCTCGGTGATCGGCAGTATCAACACTTCTGCGGCTTTGCCAAACGCTTGCACAGCTGGCTTTCGGAACACGGTGGCACCACGTTGTTTGCCCCGGTGGAAGTCGACAGCGGCGACCCGTACGCCCTGCGCCATTGGCAGCAGCAACTCGGTCAACTGACCGGGCAGCCACCGGTCGATACCTGGAAAGCCCCGAGCTACAACAACTGGACCTTGAGCAAGCGCGAACTGCTCAACCCCGACAGCAGCGGCGCCGACGTTTACCTGCTGGGCCTGACGGCGCCCGACACCAGCAGTTGGCTGGCCGGCGACCTGGTTGAAGTGCTACCGCGCAACTGCCGGGGCGCGATTGAACAGTTCCTTGAAGGGCTGGGCATCGCCGGCAACAGTCGGGTGCAAATCAATGGCGTGCAGGAAACCCTGGAACACGCCTTGGCCAGCCGTCAATTACCCGAAAATCGCGTGCACCTGGTCGGCTTACACGCTCAGGCGCTGGTCGACGCGCTGGTGCCATTGGCCATGCGCGAATACTCGATCGCCTCGATTGCCGCCGACGGCGTGCTCGAACTGCTGGTGCGTCAGGAATGTCATGCAGATGGACGTCTGGGCATCGGCTCCGGCTGGCTGACCGAATACGCGCCATTGGGTTCTGCCATCAGCCTGCGGGTACGGCGCAACAGCGGTTTTCATCTACCGGCAACGCCCGTACCGATGATTTTGCTGGGCAACGGCACCGGACTGGCTGGCCTGCGCAGCTTGCTCAAGGCACGAATTGCCGATGGCCAGACACGCAACTGGCTGCTGTTTGGCGAACGCAACCGCGAGCATGACTTCCTCTGTCGCGATGAGCTCGAGGGATGGTTGATCGAAGGCGATCTGGAGCGGCTGGACCTGGCGTTTTCGCGGGATCAGGCCGAGAAGATCTACGTTCAGGATCGCCTGCGCCAACGTGCCGTCGAGCTGAAAAAGTGGCTGGCGGACGGTGCATCGATCTACATCTGCGGCAGCCTGCAAGGGATGGCGACAGGCGTGGATCAAGTACTCAACGAAGTGCTCGGTGTTGATGAAGTCGAGCGGCTGATCGAGCAGGGCCGCTATCGCCGCGACGTCTACTGA
- a CDS encoding endonuclease domain-containing protein, whose protein sequence is MPNRPTLDQRQFARTLRVNQTDCERLLWQKLRSRQIANLKFRRQFPCPPYILDFYCAELKLAIELDGGQHYETAAIIHDRRRTLYLQQQGIEVARFSNLEVIEQMSDVLEQVLRVAADRMP, encoded by the coding sequence ATGCCCAACCGCCCCACCCTCGACCAACGCCAATTCGCCCGCACACTTCGCGTCAACCAGACCGATTGCGAACGCCTGCTCTGGCAAAAACTCCGCAGCCGGCAAATTGCCAATCTGAAATTTCGACGCCAATTCCCCTGCCCGCCGTACATTCTGGATTTCTATTGTGCCGAGCTGAAACTGGCTATTGAACTTGATGGCGGTCAGCATTATGAAACGGCCGCCATAATCCATGATCGGCGTCGAACGCTCTACCTTCAGCAGCAAGGGATTGAGGTTGCGCGGTTCAGTAATCTGGAGGTCATTGAGCAGATGAGTGATGTTCTGGAGCAGGTTCTCAGGGTGGCGGCGGATCGAATGCCGTGA
- a CDS encoding alkaline phosphatase D family protein: MSEFDLGRRRVMQAVGAGLLLPGLAPAVIASVKDRPQLTDGVQSGDLLGDRAMIWSRSDRPARMVVEWDTRSLFSNPRRFVSPLADARTDFTARVELTGLPADQAIFYRVYFEDAQSGVASEPWFGHLRSVPQTRRDIRFVWSGDTVGQGFGINPDIGGMRIYEAMRLRLPDFFIHSGDTIYADGPVPAQLTTENGRVWRNITSEAKSKVAETLDEYRGNYRYNLMDENIRRFNAEVPQIWQWDDHEVVNNWSPGKQLDERYQSKDIHSLVGRARQAWLEYAPMRLQAADNGGRIYRKLGYGPLLDVFVLDMRSYRGANDDNLGGEKAFLGREQLEWLKRELKNSGAQWKVIAADMPIGLGVPDGEVSPGVPRWEAVANGDPGPAQGRELEIAELLGFLRAQQVRNYVWLTADVHYCAAHHYHPDRAAFQDFEPFWEFVAGPLNAGSFGPNPLDKTFGPEVVFEKAPPAQNTSPFAGFQFFGEVNIDGQTAEMSVILRDLDGVAVFEQRLQPV; the protein is encoded by the coding sequence ATGAGCGAATTCGACTTGGGACGCCGTCGAGTGATGCAGGCTGTCGGTGCCGGTTTGTTGTTACCTGGCCTGGCTCCGGCGGTGATCGCCTCGGTCAAGGATCGCCCACAGCTCACCGATGGCGTGCAATCCGGTGATCTGCTGGGCGACCGGGCGATGATCTGGAGCCGCAGCGACCGCCCGGCGCGGATGGTCGTGGAATGGGACACTCGCAGCCTGTTCAGCAATCCTCGGCGTTTCGTCTCACCGTTGGCTGATGCCCGCACCGACTTCACGGCCCGGGTCGAGCTGACCGGGCTGCCCGCCGATCAGGCGATCTTCTATCGCGTGTACTTCGAAGACGCCCAAAGCGGCGTGGCCAGCGAACCGTGGTTCGGTCACCTGCGCAGCGTGCCGCAGACCCGTCGCGACATCCGTTTTGTCTGGAGCGGCGACACCGTCGGCCAGGGCTTCGGGATCAACCCGGATATCGGCGGCATGCGCATCTACGAAGCCATGCGTTTGCGCCTGCCGGACTTCTTTATCCACAGCGGCGACACCATCTATGCCGACGGCCCGGTACCGGCGCAACTGACCACCGAAAACGGTCGGGTGTGGCGCAACATCACCAGCGAAGCCAAGAGCAAAGTCGCGGAAACCCTCGACGAATATCGCGGCAACTACCGCTACAACCTGATGGACGAAAACATCCGCCGTTTCAATGCCGAGGTGCCGCAGATCTGGCAGTGGGACGACCACGAAGTGGTGAACAATTGGTCGCCGGGCAAACAGCTCGACGAGCGCTACCAAAGCAAGGATATCCACAGCCTGGTCGGCCGTGCGCGGCAAGCCTGGCTCGAATACGCGCCGATGCGCTTACAGGCCGCCGACAACGGCGGACGGATCTATCGCAAGCTCGGTTACGGGCCGCTGCTGGATGTGTTCGTGCTGGACATGCGCAGCTATCGCGGGGCCAACGACGACAACCTCGGCGGCGAAAAAGCCTTCCTCGGACGCGAGCAACTGGAGTGGCTCAAGCGTGAACTGAAAAACTCCGGCGCGCAGTGGAAAGTCATCGCCGCGGACATGCCGATTGGTCTTGGCGTGCCTGATGGCGAAGTCAGCCCCGGCGTGCCGCGCTGGGAAGCCGTGGCCAACGGTGATCCAGGCCCGGCCCAGGGCCGCGAGCTGGAGATCGCTGAGTTGTTGGGTTTCTTGCGGGCGCAGCAGGTGCGCAATTACGTTTGGCTGACGGCCGATGTGCATTACTGCGCCGCTCACCATTACCACCCGGATCGCGCAGCGTTTCAGGACTTCGAACCGTTCTGGGAGTTTGTCGCAGGTCCCTTGAATGCCGGCAGCTTCGGCCCCAATCCGCTGGATAAAACCTTTGGCCCCGAAGTGGTGTTCGAGAAAGCCCCACCGGCGCAGAACACCTCACCGTTTGCCGGGTTTCAGTTTTTCGGCGAGGTGAATATCGATGGCCAGACCGCCGAAATGAGCGTCATCCTGCGCGACCTGGATGGCGTGGCGGTGTTTGAGCAGCGGTTGCAGCCGGTTTGA
- a CDS encoding PTS fructose-like transporter subunit IIB — MKLAIVTACPNGMVTSVLCARLLDAAAQRQGWSTSVEVHDAAHPERQLSAATLEDAEWVLLVSTGTVDMSRFVGKRVFQSTPSQALQDVDAVLRRGAEEAQIYVAPQAVVEPATVSKTAPRLVAVTACPTGVAHTFMAAEALQQAAKRLGYDLQVETQGSVGARNPLSAQAIADADVVLLAADIEVATERFAGKKIYRCGTGIALKQAEATLNKALAEGKQETASSGVQGPAKKEKTGVYKHLLTGVSFMLPMVVAGGLMIALSFVFGITAFKEPGTLAAALMQIGGDTAFKLMVPLLAGYIAYSIADRPGLAPGMIGGLLASTLGAGFIGGIIAGFIAGYAAQAINRYARLPQSLEALKPILIIPLLASLFTGLVMIYVVGKPVAGLLESLTHFLDSMGTTNAILLGVLLGGMMCVDLGGPINKAAYAFSVGLLASQSYAPMAATMAAGMVPPIGLGIATFIARRKFAQTEREAGKAALVLGLCFISEGAIPFAAKDPLRVIPASIAGGALAGALSMYFGCKLMAPHGGLFVMLIPNAINHALLYLLAIVAGSLLTAVVYAAVKRPEVAELALEPANA, encoded by the coding sequence ATGAAGTTAGCCATTGTTACTGCCTGCCCGAATGGCATGGTTACCAGTGTGCTGTGCGCGCGTTTGCTCGATGCCGCCGCGCAGCGTCAGGGCTGGAGCACCAGTGTTGAAGTGCATGACGCCGCACACCCGGAGCGCCAACTGTCCGCCGCGACCCTGGAAGACGCCGAGTGGGTGTTGCTGGTCAGCACCGGGACTGTGGATATGTCGCGGTTTGTCGGCAAGCGGGTGTTCCAGAGCACGCCGTCCCAAGCCCTGCAAGACGTCGATGCAGTGCTGCGCCGTGGTGCTGAAGAAGCCCAAATCTATGTCGCCCCGCAAGCTGTCGTTGAACCCGCAACTGTCAGCAAAACCGCGCCGCGTCTGGTGGCGGTCACTGCGTGCCCGACCGGTGTCGCCCATACCTTCATGGCGGCCGAAGCCTTGCAGCAAGCGGCCAAGCGTCTGGGTTATGACTTGCAGGTGGAAACCCAGGGTTCGGTCGGCGCCCGTAATCCGTTGAGCGCGCAAGCCATTGCTGATGCCGATGTGGTGCTGTTGGCGGCAGACATCGAAGTCGCCACCGAGCGTTTCGCCGGCAAGAAAATATACCGCTGCGGCACTGGCATCGCCCTGAAGCAGGCCGAGGCCACACTCAACAAAGCACTGGCCGAAGGCAAGCAAGAAACCGCATCGAGCGGCGTCCAAGGCCCGGCCAAGAAAGAGAAAACCGGGGTCTACAAACACCTGCTGACGGGCGTCTCGTTCATGTTGCCGATGGTGGTGGCCGGGGGCTTGATGATCGCGCTGTCGTTTGTCTTCGGCATCACCGCGTTCAAGGAGCCGGGCACGCTGGCGGCGGCACTGATGCAGATCGGTGGCGATACCGCGTTCAAGTTGATGGTGCCGTTGCTGGCGGGTTACATCGCCTATTCGATTGCTGACCGTCCTGGCCTGGCGCCAGGGATGATTGGTGGCCTGTTGGCGAGTACCCTGGGCGCCGGTTTTATCGGCGGGATCATTGCCGGATTCATTGCCGGCTACGCGGCGCAGGCGATCAACCGTTATGCGCGTCTGCCGCAAAGTCTGGAAGCGCTGAAACCGATTCTGATCATCCCGTTGCTGGCGAGTCTGTTCACCGGCCTGGTGATGATCTATGTGGTCGGTAAACCGGTCGCCGGACTGCTGGAAAGCCTGACGCATTTCCTCGACAGCATGGGCACCACCAATGCGATTCTGCTGGGGGTATTGCTCGGCGGCATGATGTGCGTCGACCTCGGCGGGCCGATCAACAAGGCCGCTTATGCGTTCTCGGTGGGGCTGCTGGCGTCGCAAAGTTATGCGCCGATGGCCGCGACCATGGCCGCTGGCATGGTGCCGCCGATTGGCCTGGGCATCGCCACGTTCATCGCCCGGCGCAAGTTTGCCCAGACCGAGCGCGAAGCCGGTAAAGCCGCCTTGGTGCTGGGGCTGTGCTTTATCTCCGAAGGGGCAATTCCGTTCGCCGCCAAGGATCCGTTGCGGGTGATCCCGGCGAGCATCGCCGGTGGTGCACTGGCCGGTGCACTGTCGATGTATTTTGGCTGCAAGCTGATGGCGCCTCACGGCGGACTGTTCGTGATGCTGATCCCGAATGCGATCAACCATGCGCTGCTGTACCTGCTGGCGATTGTTGCCGGGAGCCTGTTGACGGCGGTGGTTTACGCCGCGGTCAAACGCCCGGAAGTCGCCGAGTTGGCATTGGAACCGGCCAACGCCTGA
- the pfkB gene encoding 1-phosphofructokinase → MAKILTLTLNPALDLTVQLPHLEPGQVNRSEAMHTHAAGKGINVAQVLADLGHQLTVSGFLGEDNLQAFETLFAKRGFVDAFIRVPGETRSNIKLAEADGRITDINGPGPVVSAAAQQALLDRLDQITLGHDAVVVAGSLPRGVSAQWLHGLLLRLKSRGLKVALDTSGEALRAGLSAGPWLIKPNTEELSEALDCEAVSVAAQAEAASRLHAHGIEHVVISHGAEGVNWFSVGSAMHATPPRVSVVSTVGAGDSLLAGMLHGLLSADTPEQTLRTATAIAAMAVTQIGFGIGDAAQLAQLEQEVRVRLLTEQ, encoded by the coding sequence ATGGCCAAAATCCTAACCCTGACCCTCAACCCGGCGCTGGACCTCACCGTTCAGTTGCCGCATCTGGAACCTGGTCAGGTCAATCGCAGCGAAGCCATGCACACCCACGCCGCCGGCAAGGGTATCAACGTGGCACAGGTGCTGGCAGACCTCGGGCATCAGCTGACGGTCAGCGGTTTTCTCGGTGAGGACAATCTTCAGGCGTTCGAAACCCTGTTCGCCAAACGCGGTTTTGTCGACGCCTTCATCCGCGTACCCGGTGAGACTCGCAGCAACATCAAACTGGCGGAAGCGGACGGACGCATCACTGACATCAACGGTCCAGGGCCGGTGGTCAGTGCGGCTGCGCAGCAGGCGTTGCTCGATCGTCTGGATCAGATCACCTTGGGTCATGACGCCGTAGTGGTCGCCGGCAGTTTGCCGCGTGGCGTCAGCGCACAGTGGTTGCACGGGTTGCTGTTGCGCCTCAAGTCGCGGGGTTTGAAAGTCGCCCTCGACACCAGCGGCGAAGCCTTGCGCGCAGGGCTGTCGGCGGGACCGTGGCTGATCAAGCCGAACACTGAAGAGCTGTCCGAGGCGCTGGACTGCGAGGCGGTTTCGGTGGCTGCACAAGCTGAAGCGGCGAGTCGTTTGCACGCTCATGGAATCGAACATGTGGTGATTTCCCACGGTGCCGAAGGCGTTAACTGGTTCAGTGTTGGCTCGGCGATGCACGCCACACCACCCAGGGTCAGTGTTGTCAGTACGGTGGGTGCCGGCGATTCATTGCTCGCGGGCATGCTCCACGGTTTGCTCAGTGCCGATACGCCAGAACAAACCTTGCGCACCGCCACGGCGATTGCCGCCATGGCCGTTACGCAGATCGGTTTTGGTATCGGTGACGCCGCGCAACTGGCGCAGCTCGAACAGGAGGTGCGCGTGCGCCTCCTGACAGAACAATAA
- the ptsP gene encoding phosphoenolpyruvate--protein phosphotransferase, which yields MLELTIEQISMGQSAVDKAAALHLLADTLVNDGLVAEGYLSGLQAREAQGSTFLGQGIAIPHGTPDTRDLVHTTGVRLLQFPEGVDWGDGHIVYLAIGIAAKSDEHLRLLQLLTRALGETDLGQALRRASSAEALLKLLQGAPQELALDAQMIGLGVSADDFEELVWRGARLLRQADCVSNGFSAVLQQVEALPLGDGLWWLHSEQTVKRPGLAFVTPDKPIRYLGQPLSGLFCLASLGEAHQALLERLCALLIEGRGHELGRATSRRAVLEVLGGELPADWPSARIALANAHGLHARPAKILAQLAKSFEGEIRIRIVDGQDSAVSVKSLSKLLSLGARRGQVLELIAEPSIAADALPALLAAIEEGLGEDIEPLPTVSAQSEVIDEIIDVVVAPASGSVIQAVAAAPGIAIGPAHIQVLQAIDYPLRGESTAIERERLKTSLADVRRDIEGLIQRSKAKAIREIFITHQEMLDDPELTDEVDTRLKQGESAEAAWMAVIDAAARQQESLQDALLAERAADLRDIGRRVLAQLCGIETPSEPDQPYILVMDEVGPSDVARLDPARVAGILTARGGATAHSAIVARALGIPALVGAGAAVLRLASGTPLLLDGQRGRLHVDADAATLQRAAEERDNREQRLQAAAAQRHQPALTTDGHAVEVFANIGESAGVVSAVEQGAEGIGLLRTELIFMAHQQAPDEATQEVEYRRVLDGLAGRPLVVRTLDVGGDKPLPYWPIAKEENPFLGVRGIRLTLQRPQIMEAQLRALLRAADNRPLRIMFPMVGSVDEWRQARDMTERLRLEIPVADLQLGIMIEVPSAALLAPVLAKEVDFFSVGTNDLTQYTLAIDRGHPTLSAQADGLHPAVLQLIDITVRAAHAHGKWVGVCGELAADPLAVPVLVGLGVDELSVSARSIGEVKARVRELSLAQVKHLAQLALAVGSANEVRALVEAL from the coding sequence ATGCTCGAGCTCACCATAGAGCAGATATCCATGGGCCAGTCGGCTGTGGATAAAGCCGCCGCATTGCATTTGCTGGCCGACACGCTGGTTAACGATGGCCTGGTGGCCGAGGGTTACCTCAGCGGCTTGCAGGCGCGTGAAGCCCAGGGTTCGACCTTTCTCGGCCAAGGTATTGCGATCCCCCACGGAACCCCCGATACCCGCGATCTGGTGCACACCACCGGCGTGCGTTTGCTGCAGTTCCCCGAAGGGGTGGATTGGGGCGACGGGCACATCGTGTACCTGGCGATCGGTATCGCGGCCAAATCTGACGAGCATTTACGCCTGCTGCAATTGCTGACCCGCGCCCTCGGTGAAACCGATCTGGGCCAGGCCTTGCGCCGCGCCAGCAGCGCCGAAGCCTTGCTGAAACTGCTGCAAGGCGCGCCGCAAGAGCTGGCGCTGGATGCACAAATGATTGGCCTGGGCGTCTCCGCCGACGACTTCGAAGAGCTGGTCTGGCGTGGCGCACGGTTGTTGCGTCAGGCCGACTGCGTGAGCAATGGTTTTTCGGCGGTATTGCAGCAGGTCGAAGCGCTGCCGTTGGGTGATGGCCTGTGGTGGCTGCACAGCGAACAAACGGTCAAGCGCCCCGGCCTGGCCTTCGTCACCCCGGACAAACCGATTCGTTACCTCGGCCAGCCACTGAGCGGGCTGTTCTGTCTGGCCAGCCTTGGCGAGGCGCATCAGGCCTTGCTCGAACGTCTTTGCGCCTTGCTGATTGAAGGCCGAGGTCACGAACTCGGTCGCGCCACCAGCCGGCGTGCGGTGCTGGAAGTGCTCGGCGGTGAATTGCCGGCCGATTGGCCGAGCGCTCGTATTGCCTTGGCCAACGCCCATGGCTTGCACGCGCGGCCGGCGAAGATCCTTGCGCAGTTGGCGAAAAGTTTTGAAGGCGAGATCCGCATCCGCATTGTCGACGGTCAGGACAGCGCGGTGTCGGTGAAGAGCTTGAGCAAACTGCTCAGCCTCGGTGCCCGTCGAGGCCAGGTGCTGGAGTTGATTGCCGAGCCGAGCATCGCCGCCGATGCGTTACCAGCGCTGCTGGCGGCTATCGAGGAAGGCCTGGGCGAAGACATCGAACCGTTGCCGACAGTGAGTGCACAGAGCGAGGTCATCGACGAAATCATTGACGTCGTGGTTGCTCCCGCCTCCGGCAGCGTGATTCAAGCTGTCGCTGCTGCACCAGGGATTGCCATTGGTCCTGCACATATTCAGGTGCTGCAAGCGATCGATTACCCGTTGCGTGGCGAGTCCACGGCGATCGAGCGAGAGCGTCTGAAAACATCCCTGGCCGATGTCCGTCGCGACATCGAAGGGTTGATCCAGCGCAGCAAGGCCAAGGCCATCCGAGAGATTTTCATCACCCACCAGGAAATGCTCGACGACCCGGAACTGACCGATGAAGTCGACACTCGCCTCAAGCAAGGCGAAAGCGCTGAAGCGGCGTGGATGGCGGTGATCGACGCGGCAGCCAGACAACAGGAATCCTTGCAGGATGCCTTGCTCGCCGAGCGAGCAGCGGACTTGCGCGATATCGGTCGACGGGTGCTCGCGCAACTGTGCGGCATCGAAACCCCGAGCGAACCGGATCAGCCGTACATCCTGGTGATGGATGAAGTCGGGCCTTCGGATGTCGCACGCCTGGACCCGGCGCGGGTTGCCGGTATTCTCACCGCGCGCGGTGGTGCCACCGCCCACAGCGCGATTGTCGCTCGGGCCTTGGGCATTCCGGCGCTGGTTGGTGCTGGCGCGGCGGTGTTGCGGCTGGCTTCGGGCACGCCATTGCTGCTCGATGGTCAGCGCGGTCGGCTGCATGTCGACGCCGATGCGGCGACGTTGCAGCGTGCCGCCGAAGAACGTGACAACCGCGAGCAACGCCTGCAAGCGGCTGCGGCCCAGCGTCACCAACCGGCGCTGACCACTGACGGCCACGCGGTCGAAGTGTTTGCCAACATCGGCGAAAGTGCAGGTGTGGTCAGCGCGGTGGAGCAGGGCGCTGAAGGGATTGGTCTACTGCGCACCGAACTGATTTTTATGGCCCACCAGCAAGCGCCGGACGAAGCCACTCAAGAAGTCGAATACCGTCGGGTGCTCGATGGTCTGGCCGGGCGGCCGCTGGTGGTGCGGACCCTGGACGTTGGCGGTGACAAACCGTTGCCGTATTGGCCGATTGCCAAGGAGGAAAACCCGTTCCTCGGCGTGCGTGGCATTCGCCTGACCTTGCAACGTCCGCAGATCATGGAAGCGCAGTTGCGTGCCTTGCTGCGCGCCGCTGACAACCGACCGTTGCGGATCATGTTCCCGATGGTCGGCAGCGTCGATGAATGGCGTCAGGCGCGAGATATGACCGAGCGCCTGCGTCTGGAAATCCCAGTGGCCGACCTGCAACTGGGGATCATGATCGAAGTGCCGTCGGCGGCTTTGCTGGCGCCGGTTCTGGCCAAGGAAGTCGATTTTTTCAGCGTCGGCACCAATGACCTGACCCAATACACCCTGGCCATCGATCGCGGTCACCCGACCCTGTCGGCCCAGGCCGATGGCTTGCACCCGGCGGTGTTGCAACTGATCGACATCACGGTGCGCGCCGCCCATGCTCATGGCAAATGGGTTGGCGTGTGCGGCGAACTGGCGGCAGACCCGCTGGCGGTACCGGTGTTGGTCGGCCTGGGGGTGGATGAGTTGAGCGTTTCGGCGCGCAGCATCGGCGAGGTCAAGGCACGGGTTCGTGAGCTGAGTCTTGCGCAGGTAAAACATCTGGCCCAACTGGCTCTGGCCGTGGGCAGCGCGAATGAAGTGCGCGCATTAGTGGAGGCTCTGTAA